From a region of the Thermomicrobium roseum DSM 5159 genome:
- a CDS encoding carbohydrate ABC transporter permease, producing the protein MAEAIRPVESSRPRERGLILWLTQQNRAYYLVGYLLLLALALWTLFPVYWQLATSLRADVDLFSPTVTLVPRVLTGEHYEKILGPSYPFLRQLRNSAVVAVATTVVSTLLGAMAGYALTRLRFAGRTVLARLLVYAYLAPGTILFIPLFVMMSRLGLRDNLVGLTLAYLTFTVPFATWMLMGYFRTVPIELEEAALIDGASRWQVLWRIMVPLSGPALVVAAVFAFTLSWNEFLYALVLLQKQQVMTAPVGLAAYVVGDQYYWGQMMAAATIMSLPPLVIYLFGQRWVIAGWTAGAVKD; encoded by the coding sequence ATGGCCGAGGCGATCCGTCCAGTCGAATCATCCCGACCACGCGAGCGCGGGCTCATCCTCTGGCTCACGCAACAGAACCGCGCCTACTACCTCGTCGGCTATCTTCTGCTGCTCGCACTCGCGCTCTGGACGCTCTTCCCGGTGTACTGGCAATTGGCGACCTCCCTGCGCGCCGATGTCGATCTTTTCAGCCCCACTGTGACACTGGTTCCCCGTGTCCTTACTGGCGAGCACTACGAGAAGATTCTCGGTCCCAGTTACCCCTTCCTCCGCCAGCTTCGTAACAGCGCTGTCGTCGCGGTCGCCACCACGGTCGTCTCCACGCTGCTCGGAGCCATGGCAGGGTATGCACTCACCCGGCTCCGCTTCGCCGGACGCACGGTTCTGGCACGCTTGCTCGTCTATGCTTACCTGGCCCCAGGCACGATCCTCTTCATCCCGCTCTTCGTCATGATGAGTCGGCTCGGCTTGCGCGATAACCTGGTCGGACTCACGCTCGCCTACCTCACGTTCACGGTTCCCTTCGCGACCTGGATGCTCATGGGCTATTTCCGTACCGTTCCGATCGAACTCGAGGAAGCCGCGCTCATCGACGGTGCGAGCCGGTGGCAGGTCCTCTGGCGCATCATGGTTCCCCTGTCCGGTCCTGCGCTCGTCGTCGCTGCGGTCTTCGCCTTTACGCTCTCCTGGAACGAGTTCCTCTATGCGCTGGTCTTGCTGCAGAAACAGCAAGTCATGACCGCTCCCGTGGGGCTCGCCGCGTATGTGGTCGGCGACCAGTACTACTGGGGACAGATGATGGCCGCTGCGACCATCATGTCCCTCCCGCCGCTCGTGATCTACCTCTTCGGGCAACGCTGGGTGATCGCTGGTTGGACAGCTGGAGCAGTCAAGGACTGA
- a CDS encoding ABC transporter substrate-binding protein has translation MANVFSRRRFLAVTAATLGATLAACAGGGQATPTPAPQPSPTPAPAATPTPVAATTPTPAAAPTPTAVAAQAPALTPIPGREVVVWQTVDYLPETTALIKQRLEEIAQKNGFTISFEEIPNNPQGYNRFNAAVQAGTPPDIYRLYDYQTQFWRAQGQTTDVTDLVAPFIQQKGGVWQPVELTCTFKGRWYASPLAVNAWPFHTRQDLLDQAGFKYPANWDEFRQQGKTLTKPPLYYYGMTLGRINDTNNHTLGMVWTFGGKLQNEDGSLAVTADDKAWLDCLALIQTMYVEDQIIPPGSVNWNDGDNNQGYQSEQLVLTSNPTSIYNWLLKNKPELAQKTRFYSYPAGPAGSFGQVDVWTEGLFKNGKGGDNARILLVALMDPVWYENYINEQLKGRFIPCWKDMIEHDLWQKNELYSEYQKIISTGRIMAYAAPPLGAFGELATKFVIGDMMQDLCVRRLSPREALANFVKAAQEIWSKPENRA, from the coding sequence ATGGCCAACGTTTTCTCCCGTCGCCGATTTCTCGCCGTGACCGCAGCCACGCTGGGCGCAACGCTGGCCGCTTGTGCCGGTGGTGGGCAAGCTACGCCGACTCCAGCCCCGCAACCCAGCCCGACACCTGCACCGGCCGCGACTCCCACCCCGGTTGCTGCTACTACGCCGACACCGGCTGCCGCCCCGACCCCGACCGCTGTCGCCGCCCAAGCGCCTGCACTCACCCCGATCCCGGGTCGCGAAGTCGTGGTCTGGCAAACGGTCGACTATCTCCCCGAGACGACTGCACTCATCAAGCAGCGGCTCGAGGAGATCGCCCAGAAGAACGGTTTCACCATCTCCTTCGAGGAAATTCCCAACAACCCGCAAGGCTACAACCGCTTCAATGCGGCCGTTCAAGCGGGAACGCCGCCGGATATTTACCGGCTCTACGATTATCAGACCCAGTTCTGGCGGGCTCAGGGGCAAACGACCGATGTCACCGATCTGGTTGCTCCCTTCATTCAGCAGAAGGGAGGTGTCTGGCAACCGGTCGAGCTGACCTGCACCTTCAAGGGACGCTGGTATGCTTCACCGCTCGCCGTCAATGCCTGGCCTTTCCATACGCGCCAGGATCTTCTCGATCAGGCTGGCTTCAAGTACCCGGCCAACTGGGACGAGTTTCGCCAGCAGGGGAAGACGCTCACCAAACCACCGCTCTACTACTATGGCATGACGCTCGGCCGGATCAATGACACCAATAACCACACCCTCGGCATGGTCTGGACTTTCGGTGGGAAATTGCAGAACGAGGACGGCTCGCTCGCCGTGACCGCTGATGACAAAGCTTGGCTCGACTGCCTGGCGCTGATTCAGACCATGTATGTCGAAGACCAGATCATCCCGCCCGGATCCGTCAACTGGAATGATGGCGACAATAATCAGGGCTACCAGAGCGAGCAGCTCGTCCTCACCTCGAACCCGACGAGCATCTACAACTGGTTGCTCAAGAACAAGCCGGAACTCGCCCAGAAGACACGGTTCTACAGCTACCCAGCTGGTCCAGCTGGTTCATTCGGCCAGGTCGACGTCTGGACGGAGGGACTGTTCAAGAACGGGAAGGGTGGTGACAACGCACGCATCCTCCTCGTCGCTCTCATGGATCCGGTCTGGTACGAGAACTACATCAACGAGCAGCTCAAAGGGCGCTTCATCCCCTGCTGGAAGGACATGATCGAGCATGACCTCTGGCAAAAGAATGAACTCTACAGCGAGTACCAGAAGATCATCTCCACCGGACGGATCATGGCCTACGCTGCACCACCGCTCGGGGCTTTCGGCGAACTCGCCACTAAGTTCGTGATCGGCGACATGATGCAGGACCTCTGCGTCCGGCGACTCTCGCCGCGCGAGGCACTGGCCAACTTCGTGAAAGCCGCGCAGGAGATCTGGAGCAAGCCCGAGAACCGGGCCTGA
- a CDS encoding carbohydrate ABC transporter permease: MALLRTAERTAVSAAPRTSRLGRDFWLGYALTLPAFVVVVGLVAYPLGYAFWLSLQDIKVGGQGQFIGLGNYARLLLDSESRIYGLFWNSVKVTALYTAGALAGKFIIGMISAIILHSQIRARHFWRTLLFIPWAIPAVVSAFTWKWIYNDVNGVLNTLLTNLGLVERPILFLADPKLALWSVLIAAIWQGSPFWTMTFLAGLQAIPRELYEAAAIDGANPLQQYFRITLPLLTPVITVTVMLSAIWTSNAIQYVYILTNGGPANVTETFPLLAYHEGMTAYDLGIASAIPLVFFPIFAILIYFLTRRMLRQEG; the protein is encoded by the coding sequence ATGGCACTTCTACGTACGGCAGAACGGACAGCGGTTTCGGCAGCACCGCGCACATCCCGGCTGGGACGCGATTTCTGGCTCGGGTATGCTTTGACACTTCCTGCCTTCGTCGTGGTGGTTGGGCTGGTCGCTTATCCCCTCGGCTACGCGTTCTGGCTCTCGTTGCAGGACATCAAGGTAGGCGGGCAAGGCCAATTCATCGGCCTGGGTAATTACGCACGCTTGCTCTTGGATAGCGAAAGCCGGATCTACGGACTGTTCTGGAACAGCGTGAAGGTAACGGCACTCTACACCGCGGGCGCACTGGCCGGCAAGTTCATCATCGGCATGATCAGTGCTATTATTCTGCATTCACAGATACGGGCTCGCCATTTTTGGCGAACTCTCTTGTTCATACCCTGGGCCATTCCAGCAGTGGTATCTGCGTTCACCTGGAAATGGATCTACAATGATGTCAATGGTGTCCTCAATACGCTCCTGACGAATCTCGGGCTCGTCGAGCGCCCGATCCTGTTCCTGGCTGACCCCAAGCTCGCTCTCTGGTCCGTCCTGATCGCCGCAATCTGGCAAGGGTCACCCTTCTGGACGATGACCTTTCTGGCAGGTCTCCAGGCCATCCCGCGCGAACTGTACGAAGCTGCGGCGATCGATGGTGCAAATCCGCTGCAGCAGTACTTCCGTATCACTCTGCCCCTGCTCACCCCGGTGATCACGGTGACCGTCATGCTCTCCGCTATCTGGACTTCCAACGCGATCCAGTACGTCTACATCCTCACCAACGGTGGACCAGCTAACGTCACCGAAACCTTCCCCTTGCTGGCTTACCACGAGGGGATGACCGCTTACGATCTGGGGATCGCGTCGGCCATCCCGCTCGTCTTCTTCCCGATTTTCGCGATCCTCATCTACTTCCTCACTCGACGCATGCTGCGCCAGGAAGGATGA